The sequence ATGCGATAACAGAAGGTATTTGTTATATTCCTTCTCAATTTCCATTTAAAACATCGATTCAATTATCAGATTTAGGAGGTTATGGGGAAGCACTTATTCCTAATTGGGATTTTAAGTTATTGATGCAACAAGCACGGGAAATGGGATTTTCAAATCTAAATCGTATCGATGAAATGTCTCAAGGACAACGCCAACAAATTCTGTATCATTTCATGATGCAGAAACAGAGTAATCTTTATCTTTTGGATGAACCTGGCCTCGGTCTTGATGCACGTCATCTTAAAATACTACGAGAGGATATTCAAACAAAATTACTTCATGTAGATCACACTGTGATCATTGCAACCAATTCGCTTGAACATTTTGAAACCATTGCGGATGAAATTGTCCTAATGTCCAAAGGTCAGTGTATTGTTTCGGACACTGTTGAAAATCTTAAAGATCGCTATCAGGGAATTACTCAAGAGGAGTGGCATAAAACAAAAAATGATGATGCCATGGTAGGGATCTTAAATTCGGGTGTATACGTAATTGATACTAAAGTACATCATTATGAAAGGATGCAACGCTTAAACCTCACTCCAATATTAAAAGCGCTACTTGAACAACATGAAAACATATCTTAAACAATCCTTTTTCAGAAGTCGTCTTCTCGGTGGAGTCGTCATACTCATGAGTGATTTACTATTTCTTGTATTATTTCGCAAC is a genomic window of Erysipelothrix amsterdamensis containing:
- a CDS encoding ATP-binding cassette domain-containing protein, which encodes MIHINNLKIQRDTLTFDIPKLNLEFGKLILVVGPNGNGKTTLLKLLSGGLKPDLGNVTIHNQSAHDYAITEGICYIPSQFPFKTSIQLSDLGGYGEALIPNWDFKLLMQQAREMGFSNLNRIDEMSQGQRQQILYHFMMQKQSNLYLLDEPGLGLDARHLKILREDIQTKLLHVDHTVIIATNSLEHFETIADEIVLMSKGQCIVSDTVENLKDRYQGITQEEWHKTKNDDAMVGILNSGVYVIDTKVHHYERMQRLNLTPILKALLEQHENIS